The Camelina sativa cultivar DH55 chromosome 14, Cs, whole genome shotgun sequence genome includes a window with the following:
- the LOC104740003 gene encoding uncharacterized protein LOC104740003 encodes MYVTKRLSEYQRNPSELTLLPTEGPNSGVLVIQDEESQPTCCFGKCFDCDLNGLPFPQNTKVTVKYQIGTGDDRIVLLDRVALIPVLHQPPSSSLYYVIRRSGKHTGKACVSAKEGDRASCCICFTYVSNATPRPLDPFDIYQQFEIHQKGSSTQKFFATSVASDGIPPRFLRRKGWAVSFSSSQDYGLIDDAKGVDVKLRYELPDIYKGVVVGKWYVPFMFVKEGDPKDQMKNLMYYNMTLHQRFEEVFFCENVDNKHCEVVVDVEVETEVVKLEGEKIASEKKGVDSDGVVWFSVSGTEKIGLGSVVLERMKWEEERFGWSKKGDQMKSSIKRSEKFEGGGAHWKSYRCYVLVETFELKRTDGTLVLTYEFRHVDKLKIKWD; translated from the exons aTGTATGTAACAAAGCGTTTGTCTGAATACCAAAGAAACCCGTCAGAGCTAACATTGCTTCCAACAGAAGGTCCAAACTCCGGCGTATTGGTGATTCAAGACGAAGAATCACAGCCTACGTGCTGTTTTGGCAAATGCTTTGACTGTGATCTCAATGGTTTGCCGTTTCCTCAGAACACAAAAGTCACCGTCAAATACCAAATTGGAA CCGGAGATGACAGAATTGTCTTGCTTGACCGAGTCGCGCTCATCCCTGTTCTTCATCAGCCACCTTCCTCCAGTCTTTACTACGTAATAAGGCGAAGCGGGAAACACACAGG TAAAGCATGTGTTAGTGCAAAAGAAGGGGACAGAGCTTCTTGTTGCATTTGTTTTACTTATGTCTCTAATGCTACGCCAAGGCCTCTTGATCCTTTTGATATATACCAACAATTTGAGATACATCAAAAAGGATCATCAACACAGAAGTTCTTCGCTACATCTGTTGCTTCAGATGGGATACCACCTCGGTTCCTAAGGAGAAAAGGTTGGGCGGTTTCTTTCTCGTCTTCCCAAGACTATGGTTTGATTGATGATGCAAAGGGTGTAGACGTAAAGCTTCGTTATGAGCTTCCTGATATCTATAAGGGTGTTGTAGTTGGGAAATGGTATGTTCCGTTCATGTTTGTAAAGGAAGGAGATCCAAAAGATCAGATGAAGAACTTAATGTATTACAACATGACCCTTCACCAACGATTTGAAGAGGTTTTCTTCTGCGAAAACGTTGACAATAAACATTGTGAGGTTGTAGTGGATGTGGAGGTGGAAACAGAAGTGGTTAAGCTTGAAGGAGAGAAGATTGCAAGTGAGAAAAAAGGTGTGGATTCAGATGGAGTTGTCTGGTTTAGTGTCTCAGGGACTGAGAAGATAGGTCTTGGGTCTGTGGTCTTGGAGAGAATGAAATGGGAAGAGGAGAGGTTCGGGTGGTCTAAGAAAGGCGATCAGATGAAGTCTAGCATTAAGAGATCTGAGAAATTTGAAGGCGGTGGAGCGCATTGGAAGAGCTATAGATGCTATGTATTGGTAGAGACCTTTGAATTGAAGAGAACTGATGGGACTTTGGTATTGACGTATGAGTTTAGACATGTTGATAAGTTGAAGATCAAGTGGGATTAA
- the LOC104740002 gene encoding uncharacterized protein LOC104740002: protein MYITRRLSEYRKNPAELTRPPPEGPNSGILVIQDQDSYRRATCCFSSWLVLDTCLNGLPLPQNLKLAVTFNIGGDDATRDPVVFIPVLDKPLSSNCYYAIKRHGKHSGKAAGSAKEDDPLVTSCFCIKQVAEAEHKQLDPFDIYQQFEIHQKNPSSRRRYYYATSVATDGVPPWFLRNREWNVECVRSQDFKLTDDAKGVNTELRSKLPNLGMSTVVGKWYVPFIFVKERDVKDQIKNSMYYSMTLEQRWEEVFSCDDDKSENRDVVFDVQGETEVVKLEGQEIERGVEANGFVWFGVGDEKIGLGSVVVERMKWEEERFGWTSKGDQEQAMAGKRLKKSKDGSFWTSYQCCVLIESFVLKRMDGSLVLTYEFTHVDKVKTKWD, encoded by the exons ATGTACATTACAAGGCGTTTGTCAGAGTACCGGAAGAATCCAGCAGAGCTAACAAGGCCTCCTCCTGAAGGTCCAAACTCTGGAATTTTGGTAATCCAAGACCAAGACTCATATAGACGGGCTACATGCTGCTTCAGCTCGTGGTTGGTGTTGGACACTTGTCTAAATGGTTTGCCATTGCCGCAAAATCTTAAGCTAGCAGTCACGTTCAATATCGGAGGGGATGACGCTACTCGTGACCCAGTTGTGTTCATTCCTGTTCTTGATAAGCCTCTATCTTCAAACTGTTATTACGCTATTAAACGACATGGGAAGCATTCAGG TAAAGCGGCTGGTAGTGCGAAAGAGGATGATCCTTTGGTCACCTCCTGCTTTTGTATTAAGCAAGTTGCTGAAGCTGAACATAAACAGCTAGATCCTTTTGACATATACCAACAATTCGAGATCCATCAAAAAAATCCATCTTCACGTAGGCGTTATTACTACGCAACATCTGTTGCTACTGATGGAGTCCCACCATGGTTTCTCAGGAATAGAGAGTGGAATGTTGAATGCGTGAGGTCCCAAGACTTTAAACTGACAGATGATGCAAAAGGAGTCAACACAGAGCTTCGTTCCAAGCTTCCCAATCTTGGTATGAGCACTGTGGTTGGGAAGTGGTATGTCCCTTTCATATTCGTGAAAGAAAGAGACGTAAAGGATCAGATCAAGAATTCAATGTATTACAGCATGACTCTTGAACAAAGATGGGAAGAAGTTTTTTCTTGCGATGACGACAAAAGCGAGAACCGTGATGTTGTATTTGATGTACAAGGAGAGACAGAAGTTGTTAAGCTTGAGGGACAAGAGATTGAAAGAGGTGTGGAAGCAAACGGGTTTGTGTGGTTTGGGGTTGGAGATGAAAAGATTGGTTTAGGATCGGTTGTTGTTGAGAGAATGAAatgggaagaagagagatttgggtGGACAAGCAAAGGTGACCAGGAGCAAGCAATGGCGGGTAAGAGattgaagaaatcaaaagatGGTAGCTTTTGGACTAGTTATCAGTGTTGTGTTCTGATAGAGAGCTTTGTGTTGAAGAGGATGGATGGGAGTTTGGTCTTAACATATGAATTTACTCACGTCGATAAGGTCAAAACCAAATGGGATTAA
- the LOC104740006 gene encoding uncharacterized protein LOC104740006, whose amino-acid sequence MYVTRRLSEYRKNPSELKKPPPEGPNAGVLVIQDEESLTTCCFGFCYEIFLRGLPFPQNAALTVRRDDGGQNNTVHRDPVVFIPVLAQPLSSNRYYTYERCGFYSRESSNSNEREMERVTCCFCIKFNHVHRSKKPQPDPYDIHQQVVITTNSSYSRCYYYAKPVAPNALLPVSLRRQGWTIENSTSTLQDFNLIDDAKGLNVELRSKLPGLDMSVVVGKWYVPFIFVKEGDIVDQVKISMYYNMTLHQRWEEVFFYENVDNYKEYCVEVVVDVDLELKLINVEGQKINIETTNVDAKGIVWFHIKDQEGQDKKIGLRSVVVDRIESEEESFGWTKRDGNRARVKRVDRFEGGGSSQWKRYKCYVLVERFELRRMDESLVLTYEFTHADKLRTIQY is encoded by the exons ATGTATGTAACAAGGCGTTTATCAGAGTACCGTAAAAACCCTTCGGAACTAAAGAAGCCTCCACCGGAAGGTCCAAACGCCGGTGTACTTGTGATTCAAGACGAAGAGTCGTTGACCACTTGTTGCTTTGGTTTTTGCTACGAGATTTTCCTCAGAGGATTACCGTTTCCACAGAACGCAGCGTTGACCGTGAGACGCGACGATGGTGGACAGAACAATACTGTTCATCGTGATCCTGTTGTGTTCATACCTGTTCTTGCTCAACCTCTATCTTCTAACCGTTATTACACTTATGAACGGTGCGGGTTCTATTCAAG AGAATCATCTAACAGTAAtgaaagagagatggagagagttACATGCTGCTTCTGCATTAAATTTAACCATGTCCATAGGTCTAAGAAGCCACAACCAGATCCTTATGACATTCACCAGCAAGTCGTGATCACAACTAACTCATCGTATTCCCGTTGTTACTATTACGCAAAGCCCGTTGCTCCTAATGCTTTGCTACCTGTATCCCTAAGGAGACAAGGCTGGACAATAGAAAACTCGACTTCGACCCTACAAGACTTTAATCTCATAGATGACGCAAAGGGTCTTAACGTAGAGCTTCGTTCTAAGCTTCCCGGTCTTGATATGAGCGTTGTCGTAGGGAAATGGTACGTCCCTTTCATATTTGTCAAGGAAGGAGACATAGTAGATCAAGTGAAGATATCAATGTATTACAACATGACGCTTCATCAAAGGTGGGAAGAGGTTTTCTTCTATGAGAATGTTGACAATTATAAAGAATATTGTGTTGAGGTTGTTGTCGATGTTGATCTTGAACTCAAATTGATTAACGTTGAGGGACAAAAGATTAATATAGAAACAACAAATGTGGATGCTAAAGGTATAGTTTGGTTCCATATTAAAGATCAAGAAGGACAAGACAAGAAGATAGGTCTAAGGTCTGTGGTTGTGGATAGGATAGAAAGCGAAGAGGAGAGTTTCGGGTGGACGAAGAGAGACGGAAACAGAGCGAGGGTTAAAAGAGTTGATCGGTTCGAAGGCGGTGGTTCATCGCAATGGAAGAGATATAAATGTTATGTATTGGTTGAGAGATTTGAATTGAGGAGAATGGATGAGAGTTTAGTGTTGACGTATGAGTTTACACATGCTGATAAGTTGAGGACTATTCAATATTGA
- the LOC104740005 gene encoding choline/ethanolaminephosphotransferase 1: MGYIGAHGVAALHRYKYSGVDHSYLAKYVLQPFWTRFVKVFPLWMPPNMITLMGFMFLVTSSLLGYIYSPQLDSPPPRWVHFAHGLLLFLYQTFDAVDGKQARRTNSSSPLGELFDHGCDALACAFEAMAFGSTAMCGRDTFWFWVISAIPFYGATWEHYFTNTLILPVINGPTEGLALIFVSHFFTAIVGAEWWAQQLGQSIPLFSWVPFVNEIQTSRAVLYMMIAFAVIPTVAFNVSNVYKVVQSRKGSMVLALAMLYPFVVLLGGVLIWDYLSPINLIATYPHLVVLGTGLAFGFLVGRMILAHLCDEPKGLKTNMCMSLLYLPFALANALTARLNAGFPLVDEVWVLLGYCIFTVSLYLHFATSVIHEITEALGIYCFRITRKEA; encoded by the exons ATGGGTTACATAGGAGCTCATGGTGTAGCAGCTCTTCATAGGTACAAATACAGTGGAGTTGATCACTCTTATCTTGCCAAATACGTGCTTCAACCTTTTTGGACTCGATTTGTCAAAGTCTTCCCTCTATGGATGCC ACCAAACATG ATAACGCTAATGGGGTTTATGTTTCTAGTCACATCTTCCCTGCTAGGCTAT ATATATTCACCTCAGTTGGATTCTCCTCCTCCACGATGGGTTCACTTTGCACATGGTTTACTTCTATTCTTGTACCAG ACATTTGATGCGGTTGATGGGAAGCAAGCAAGAAGGACAAATTCCTCTAGCCCCCTAGGAGAGCTTTTCGATCATG GTTGTGATGCACTTGCTTGTGCG TTTGAAGCCATGGCATTTGGAAGCACCGCCATGTGTGGAAGAGATACTTTCTGGTTCTGGGTTATATCAGCTATTCCGTTTTATGGAGCTACATGGGAACA CTATTTCACAAACACACTTATTCTTCCGGTTATCAATGGGCCTACAGAGGGTCTTGCACTTATATTTGTCAGCCACTTCTTCACAGCCATTGTTG GTGCTGAATGGTGGGCTCAGCAGTTGGGGCAGTCCATACCATTGTTTAGTTGGGTGCCATTTGTGAATG agATCCAAACTTCCAGAGCAGTGCTATACATGATGATCGCTTTTGCTGTTATACCTACTGTTGCATTCAA TGTGTCAAATGTCTACAAAGTCGTTCAGTCAAGAAAAGGAAGCATGGTGTTGGCATTAGCTATG TTGTATCCCTTCGTCGTCCTACTTGGAGGAGTTTTGATATG GGATTACTTGTCTCCAATCAATCTCATAGCAACGTACCCTCACTTAGTTGTACTCGGAACTGGACTTGCATTTGGATTTCTAGTG GGAAGGATGATTCTTGCGCACTTGTGTGATGAGCCAAAAGGACTGAAAACAAACATGTGCATG TCTCTACTCTATCTTCCTTTTGCACTTGCAAATGCTCTAACTGCGAGATTGAATGCTGG GTTTCCTCTAGTCGACGAAGTATGGGTTCTTCTTGGCTACTGCATATTCACAG TGTCATTATACTTGCACTTTGCAACATCGGTTATTCATGAGATCACTGAAGCTCTTGGAATCTACTGCTTCAG GATCACGCGTAAAGAAGCTTGA
- the LOC104740007 gene encoding F-box/FBD/LRR-repeat protein At1g13570-like, giving the protein MGESPDFISDLPQSIIENILTRLWIRDAIRTSVLSSKWRYKWSTLTDLVFDEKCVSPSTDRCVVETNLVRFVTGVLLLHQGPIHKFQLSTSFLQCRPDIDQWLLFLSRNGIKELVLELGEGEFRAPTCLFNCLKLTRLELCHCEFDPPRCFKGFSSLKSLNLHQILVAPEVIESLISGCPLLEFLSLSYFDSLVLSISAPNLMYLYLDGEFKDIFLKNTPKLVAVSVSMYMHEDVTDFEQSFDYNLVKFLGGVPLLEKLVGYIYFTKYLSIGDDPGRLPITYIHLKTIELYQVSFEDANEVLVLLRLVTHSPNLKELKVSASPIQLFSLEEEGFDLFERDYFDYQLPRLETVKMTDVSGIRNELEFIRFLLGTSPVLETVIVSSSLTDKDAKMDMVVELLRYPRVSPQAQFLFLQD; this is encoded by the exons ATGGGTGAATCACCAGATTTCATAAGCGATCTACCACAAAGCATAATTGAAAATATCCTGACTCGTCTTTGGATTAGAGATGCGATAAGAACAAGTGTGTTGTCTAGCAAATGGAGATATAAATGGTCTACACTCACTGATCTCGTCTTTGATGAGAAATGTGTCTCTCCTTCTACTGACCGTTGCGTTGTTGAGACCAATCTCGTCAGATTCGTTACTGGAGTGCTTCTCCTTCACCAAGGACCTATCCATAAGTTTCAGCTCTCTACTTCTTTCTTGCAATGCCGTCCTGATATTGATCAGTGGTTGCTTTTTCTCTCGAGGAATGGGATTAAGGAGCTTGTTCTTGAGTTAGGTGAAGGAGAGTTCAGGGCTCCTACTTGTCTCTTCAACTGTTTGAAACTGACTCGTTTGGAGTTATGTCACTGCGAGTTCGATCCGCCTCGGTGTTTCAAAGGGTTTTCGTCTCTCAAGAGTTTGAACCTTCACCAGATCCTTGTTGCTCCTGAGGTGATTGAGAGTCTGATCTCTGGATGTCCGCTTCTAGAGTTCTTGTCTTTGTCTTACTTTGACAGTTTGGTTTTGAGTATATCAGCTCCAAATCTTATGTACTTGTATCTGGACGGCGAATTCAAAGACATTTTCCTTAAGAATACTCCCAAGCTAGTTGCAGTATCGGTTTCAATGTACATGCATGAGGATGTTACTGATTTTGAGCAGAGTTTTGATTATAATCTTGTTAAGTTCCTTGGAGGTGTGCCCCTTCTTGAGAAGCTCGTTGGTTATATCTACTTTACAAAG TACTTGAGCATAGGAGATGACCCGGGAAGGCTTCCAATTACTTACATTCATCTGAAGACTATAGAACTATACCAAGTAAGTTTTGAAGATGCTAATGAAGTACTAGTTCTTCTTCGTTTGGTCACTCACTCTCCCAACCTTAAAGAGCTCAAAGTCTCG GCTTCACCAATCCAACTTTTttctcttgaagaagaaggttttgaCCTTTTCGAAAGAGATTACTTCGACTACCAACTCCCGAGACTCGAAACAGTGAAGATGACAGACGTCTCTGGCATAAGAAACGAGTTGGAATTTATCAGATTCTTGCTGGGAACTTCTCCAGTTTTGGAGACAGTCATTGTATCATCGAGTTTAACAGATAAAGATGCGAAAATGGATATGGTTGTCGAATTGCTCAGGTATCCGCGTGTTTCTCCTCAAGCTCAGTTCCTCTTCCTTCAAGATTGA
- the LOC104740008 gene encoding LAG1 longevity assurance homolog 3-like isoform X1 — translation MGLLESVRSINWELESSPVCRDFRVLPLFAVFFPSIRFLLDRFVFEVNIIIERSDAYEKLAKHLIYGKHRQDMGDDTTERKKKIRKFKESAWKCVYYLSAEILALSVTFYEPWFMNTKYFWVGPGDQTWPDQQTKLKLKLLYMFVAGFYTYSIFALVFWETRRSDFGVSMGHHIATLILIVLSYVASFSRVGSVVLALHDASDVFLEVGKMSKYSGAERVASISFILFVLSWIILRLIYYPFWILWSTSYEVVLELDKDKHPIEGPIYYYMFNTLLYCLLVLHIYWWVLMYRMLVKQIQDRGKLSEDVRSDSEGEEEHED, via the exons ATGGGTTTGCTCGAATCGGTGAGATCAATCAATTGGGAACTCGAATCGTCTCCGGTTTGCCGAGATTTTCgtgttcttcctctttttgCTGTCTTCTTCCCTTCGATTCGTTTTCTCCTCGATAGATTCGTCTTCGAGGTAAATATTATTATAGAGAGATCCGACGCTTATGAG AAATTGGCAAAACATTTGATCTATGGAAAACATAGGCAGGATATGGGAGATGACACAaccgagaggaagaagaagatcagaaaaTTCAAAGAATCGGCTTGGAAGTGTGTTTACTATCTATCAGCTGAGATTCTTGCTCTTTCTGTGACTTTCTATGAGCCTTGGTTTATGAACACTAAATACTTTTGGGTTGGTCCTGGAGATCAGACTTGGCCTGATCAACAAACCAA ATTAAAGTTGAAGCTTTTGTATATGTTTGTGGCTGGGTTCTATACATACTCTATCTTTGCTCTGGTTTTCTGGGAAACGAGGCGTTCTGATTTTGGAGTTTCAATGGGTCATCATATCGCTACCCTTATTCTTATCGTCCTCTCATACGTAGCTAG CTTCTCCCGTGTTGGTTCTGTTGTTCTGGCACTTCACGACGCTAGTGATGTGTTTCTTGAAGTGGGGAAAATGTCTAAATATAGTGGAGCTGAAAGAGTTGCGAGCATTTCATTCATTCTTTTCGTTTTGTCTTGGATCATTCTCCGACTCATTTACTATCCCTTTTGGATCCTATGGAGCACCag CTATGAAGTAGTTTTGGAGCTGGATAAGGACAAGCACCCAATTGAAGGACCAATTTACTACTACATGTTCAACACTCTCCTCTATTGCTTGCTTGTGCTTCACATTTACTGGTGGGTTTTGATGTATCGGATGCTTGTGAAACAAATACAAGATAGAGGCAAACTTAGCGAAGATGTCAGATCTG attctgaaggtgaagaagaacacGAAGACTGA
- the LOC104740008 gene encoding LAG1 longevity assurance homolog 3-like isoform X2, with amino-acid sequence MGLLESVRSINWELESSPVCRDFRVLPLFAVFFPSIRFLLDRFVFEKLAKHLIYGKHRQDMGDDTTERKKKIRKFKESAWKCVYYLSAEILALSVTFYEPWFMNTKYFWVGPGDQTWPDQQTKLKLKLLYMFVAGFYTYSIFALVFWETRRSDFGVSMGHHIATLILIVLSYVASFSRVGSVVLALHDASDVFLEVGKMSKYSGAERVASISFILFVLSWIILRLIYYPFWILWSTSYEVVLELDKDKHPIEGPIYYYMFNTLLYCLLVLHIYWWVLMYRMLVKQIQDRGKLSEDVRSDSEGEEEHED; translated from the exons ATGGGTTTGCTCGAATCGGTGAGATCAATCAATTGGGAACTCGAATCGTCTCCGGTTTGCCGAGATTTTCgtgttcttcctctttttgCTGTCTTCTTCCCTTCGATTCGTTTTCTCCTCGATAGATTCGTCTTCGAG AAATTGGCAAAACATTTGATCTATGGAAAACATAGGCAGGATATGGGAGATGACACAaccgagaggaagaagaagatcagaaaaTTCAAAGAATCGGCTTGGAAGTGTGTTTACTATCTATCAGCTGAGATTCTTGCTCTTTCTGTGACTTTCTATGAGCCTTGGTTTATGAACACTAAATACTTTTGGGTTGGTCCTGGAGATCAGACTTGGCCTGATCAACAAACCAA ATTAAAGTTGAAGCTTTTGTATATGTTTGTGGCTGGGTTCTATACATACTCTATCTTTGCTCTGGTTTTCTGGGAAACGAGGCGTTCTGATTTTGGAGTTTCAATGGGTCATCATATCGCTACCCTTATTCTTATCGTCCTCTCATACGTAGCTAG CTTCTCCCGTGTTGGTTCTGTTGTTCTGGCACTTCACGACGCTAGTGATGTGTTTCTTGAAGTGGGGAAAATGTCTAAATATAGTGGAGCTGAAAGAGTTGCGAGCATTTCATTCATTCTTTTCGTTTTGTCTTGGATCATTCTCCGACTCATTTACTATCCCTTTTGGATCCTATGGAGCACCag CTATGAAGTAGTTTTGGAGCTGGATAAGGACAAGCACCCAATTGAAGGACCAATTTACTACTACATGTTCAACACTCTCCTCTATTGCTTGCTTGTGCTTCACATTTACTGGTGGGTTTTGATGTATCGGATGCTTGTGAAACAAATACAAGATAGAGGCAAACTTAGCGAAGATGTCAGATCTG attctgaaggtgaagaagaacacGAAGACTGA
- the LOC104740009 gene encoding phytosulfokines 1-like produces the protein MMKKKSEVMIFFFTLVLLLSMASRVISREDGFAPPKPSPSAHEKERNSKGDGHGVLECKNSDSEEECLVKKAVAAHTDYIYTQDLNLSP, from the exons atgatgaagaagaaaagtgaagtgatgatcttcttcttcactctagTATTGCTTCTAAGCATGGCTTCACGTGTTATTTCAAGAGAAGATGGTTTTGCTCCTCCTAAACCATCTCCCTCCGCACAT gagaaagaaagaaacagtaaAGGTGATGGACATGGAGTACTAGAGTGCAAGAATTCAGACAGTGAAGAAGAATGTCTTGTGAAGAAAGCCGTAGCTGCTCACACCGATTACATCTATACACAAGACTTAAACCTATCTCCTTGA
- the LOC104740010 gene encoding basic leucine zipper 43-like, whose translation MNTIPAELSGYFHYLTPDKYNSQTSIMESEYFNMPSSPTSSSSFYHLNGLINNNNYSSSSNGQDLMTSNNSTSDEDHQQSMIIDERKQRRMISNRESARRSRMRKQRHLDELWSQVIRLRSDNHCLIDKLNRVSESHELALKENAKLKEETSDLRQLISDIKSNNEDDNSFLRELEDSISNSRSDSNQRCRDFELC comes from the coding sequence ATGAATACAATCCCGGCGGAACTCAGCGGATACTTCCATTATCTAACACCGGATAAATATAATAGCCAAACATCAATCATGGAGTCTGAGTACTTCAACATGCCCTCTTCtcctacttcttcttcctccttctacCACCTTAACGGtctgatcaacaacaacaactactctTCGTCATCCAACGGTCAAGATCTAATGACGAGCAACAACTCAACATCGGACGAAGATCACCAACAAAGCATGATCATAGATGAgaggaaacaaagaagaatgatCTCTAACAGAGAATCTGCTCGTAGGTCAAGGATGAGAAAGCAGAGACATCTCGATGAGCTTTGGTCTCAAGTGATAAGACTTCGTTCTGATAACCACTGTCTTATCGATAAGCTGAACCGCGTATCTGAAAGCCATGAGCTTGCCTTAAAAGAGAACGCTAAGCTTAAAGAGGAAACTTCTGATCTCAGACAGCTTATCTCTGATATTAAGTCAAACAACGAAGACGACAACAGTTTTCTAAGAGAGCTCGAAGATTCAATATCGAACTCTAGATCGGATTCGAACCAAAGGTGCAGAGATTTTGAGCTGTGTTAA